The Streptomyces sp. DH-12 genome has a window encoding:
- a CDS encoding substrate-binding domain-containing protein, which translates to MQPQDAGEPRDRALLIGVSEYDFTKPPHGVPGDLPAVRHNLTMLREALVRGRVFAEQEIRTLPSPYLADTARVLQRAAKEARGLLLVYFAGHGAIPSGGDELYLQMRDARVIAGEHTVFSGAEKFSDLMATVLATSAARRIVVVLDCCFAGNAARVWELFGDKRRVAVLMSVQANHRIDAGDPRTPTPFTEELAAVLGEEGGTTVSELAARLRERMAARGLRTERGDPWEPQLRVEAGVDVPLGKDDGPQVPLPEAGLPGGQGGASDPGPGPGPRPPWWPAVLKGWRSVLAVLKRWLSAPSALKRWWLALTVLLALGLLGLGLYCTLGPAGDGAHCAPPLELRVLTDPDLERPVRAAADAYLGSEENTTDAGCRRTGVTVYSAGSSDVVGALRRHTGDWREPRDDDVNPQRDLGPQPDVWIPASRADVDRVLAEQDTDAAAVLEPREPPLAYSPIVLAVPQQIAADAYDERTGLNLTEMIQDLNARAEDADVRRPDPEFTDSGLLATVGLYGADASAVASGERLVAQSGSPSPTAGDLLCALPDDDAVDDRTAALVPEFLMRSGVDCDSTTRSPRVAQYPQDVPGVEPVFVRVRWKGGDRDGAERDAAASAFRDWLAGEDGRAVFAGHGFRSAYTRELPDGETVADGVLRAPSPLDESAGRDAMERALRAYQAYGGPGRVLFLLDSSGSMADLWQGPSGGPGLLRQSLGGLGAEDEYGVWSVADTDDGPYETLLGIGAHRRTDAQRAVEERARVRDATADPHAALLSAFDEMDRRGGDGRPQMIVHITDGEHGETLSGGRLTEVLDRAGASGVPVTVAVLGSGGCDPGRPDRRIADASGGRCLDAGDDLGAALHDEIARTGTGEG; encoded by the coding sequence GTGCAGCCTCAGGACGCGGGGGAGCCGAGGGACCGGGCGCTGCTGATCGGTGTGTCCGAGTACGACTTCACGAAGCCGCCGCACGGGGTGCCGGGCGACCTGCCGGCGGTCCGGCACAACCTGACCATGCTGCGCGAGGCGCTGGTGCGCGGGCGGGTGTTCGCGGAGCAGGAGATCAGGACGCTGCCGTCGCCGTACCTCGCCGACACGGCGCGGGTGCTGCAGCGGGCCGCCAAGGAGGCCCGCGGGCTGCTGCTGGTCTACTTCGCGGGGCACGGGGCGATCCCCAGCGGGGGCGACGAGCTGTACCTGCAGATGCGGGACGCCCGGGTGATCGCCGGTGAGCACACGGTCTTCTCCGGGGCCGAGAAGTTCAGCGACCTGATGGCGACGGTCCTGGCCACCAGCGCGGCGCGCCGGATCGTGGTGGTCCTGGACTGCTGCTTCGCGGGCAACGCGGCCCGGGTGTGGGAGCTCTTCGGGGACAAGCGGCGCGTCGCGGTGCTGATGAGCGTGCAGGCGAACCACCGGATCGACGCGGGCGACCCCAGGACGCCCACGCCGTTCACGGAGGAACTGGCGGCGGTGCTGGGGGAGGAGGGCGGGACGACCGTCTCGGAGCTCGCCGCCCGGCTGCGGGAGCGGATGGCCGCGCGGGGCCTTCGCACCGAGCGCGGAGACCCCTGGGAGCCGCAACTGCGCGTCGAAGCGGGCGTCGACGTCCCGCTGGGGAAGGACGACGGTCCGCAGGTCCCGCTCCCGGAAGCGGGCTTACCGGGCGGGCAGGGGGGCGCCTCGGACCCCGGCCCGGGTCCGGGCCCCCGTCCGCCGTGGTGGCCGGCCGTGCTGAAGGGGTGGCGGTCCGTCCTGGCCGTGCTGAAGCGGTGGCTGTCCGCCCCGAGCGCGCTGAAGCGGTGGTGGCTCGCCCTGACCGTGCTGCTCGCCCTCGGCCTGCTCGGCCTGGGCCTGTACTGCACGCTGGGTCCGGCCGGCGACGGCGCCCACTGCGCCCCGCCGCTCGAACTGAGGGTGCTGACCGACCCGGACCTGGAACGGCCCGTGCGCGCCGCCGCCGACGCCTATCTCGGCTCGGAGGAGAACACCACCGACGCCGGCTGCCGCCGCACCGGCGTCACCGTCTACAGCGCCGGTTCCTCCGACGTGGTCGGCGCGCTGCGGCGGCACACCGGCGACTGGCGGGAGCCGCGGGACGACGACGTCAACCCGCAGCGGGACCTCGGCCCGCAGCCGGACGTGTGGATCCCCGCCTCCCGCGCCGACGTCGACCGGGTGCTGGCCGAGCAGGACACGGACGCCGCCGCGGTCCTGGAACCGCGGGAGCCGCCGCTCGCCTACTCCCCCATCGTGCTGGCCGTGCCGCAGCAGATCGCCGCCGACGCCTACGACGAGCGCACCGGACTGAACCTGACCGAGATGATCCAGGACCTGAACGCCCGCGCCGAGGACGCGGACGTGCGCCGCCCCGACCCCGAGTTCACCGACTCCGGACTGCTCGCCACCGTCGGCCTGTACGGCGCCGACGCGAGCGCCGTCGCTTCCGGGGAGCGCCTGGTCGCGCAGTCCGGCTCGCCCTCCCCCACGGCCGGCGACCTGCTGTGCGCGCTGCCCGACGACGACGCCGTGGACGACCGCACCGCCGCCCTCGTCCCGGAGTTCCTGATGCGCAGCGGCGTCGACTGCGACAGCACCACCCGCAGCCCGCGGGTGGCCCAGTACCCGCAGGACGTGCCCGGGGTGGAGCCGGTGTTCGTGCGGGTGCGCTGGAAGGGCGGCGACCGCGACGGGGCGGAGCGGGACGCGGCGGCGAGCGCCTTCCGCGACTGGCTGGCGGGCGAGGACGGCCGCGCGGTGTTCGCCGGCCACGGCTTCCGTTCCGCCTACACCCGGGAGCTGCCGGACGGGGAGACCGTCGCCGACGGCGTGCTGCGCGCGCCCAGCCCGCTCGACGAGTCGGCCGGACGGGACGCGATGGAGCGGGCGCTGCGCGCCTACCAGGCGTACGGCGGGCCGGGCCGGGTGCTGTTCCTGCTGGACAGCTCCGGTTCCATGGCCGACCTCTGGCAGGGGCCGAGCGGCGGCCCCGGTCTGCTGCGGCAGTCGCTGGGCGGGCTGGGCGCCGAGGACGAGTACGGCGTCTGGTCGGTGGCGGACACCGACGACGGCCCCTACGAGACGCTGCTGGGCATCGGCGCCCACCGGCGGACCGACGCCCAGCGCGCCGTCGAGGAGCGGGCGCGGGTGCGGGACGCCACGGCCGACCCGCACGCGGCACTGCTCTCGGCGTTCGACGAGATGGACCGGCGGGGCGGCGACGGACGGCCGCAGATGATCGTGCACATCACCGACGGCGAGCACGGCGAGACGCTGAGCGGCGGCCGGCTGACCGAGGTGCTCGACCGGGCCGGGGCGAGCGGCGTTCCGGTGACGGTGGCCGTCCTGGGCAGCGGCGGCTGCGACCCGGGCCGGCCGGACCGCCGCATCGCCGACGCGAGCGGCGGGCGGTGCCTGGACGCGGGGGACGACCTGGGCGCGGCCCTGCACGACGAGATCGCACGCACCGGAACGGGGGAGGGCTGA
- a CDS encoding PP2C family protein-serine/threonine phosphatase, producing the protein MSPATTGHARPEPYPTAGPGDVVQRQQLLRVRGRSVAWAPPLLLLVAIAVADYNTTGEFRIISWIVLVPGIAAALCGVWGTAVFAVLAMGTYTLVDSAWPHQFQAGLPDFILVALGGVLATLACVVRVRGERRALHMRDVTDTVRRTVLRPLPPGWGGLEHAGMYLTADTQARVGGDFYDIQPGPHGTRVLVGDVQGKGLGAVETAAVLLGTFREAGFHEADLATVADRLEARMARHRAYTAALGRAEGDRFATAVLLGFPADEDGVVDTVVFGHEPPLAVSPSGVRHLTAAGGLPLGYRDLAPGPPPVRRVGLGADETLLVVTDGVTEARDRDGRFFKVAEEVRRAVAADPRLTAPARLVNVVRDRTLRHCRGRLADDTTAFAVRRARGAGAERREGGRSPL; encoded by the coding sequence GTGAGTCCGGCCACCACAGGACACGCCCGGCCCGAGCCGTACCCGACGGCCGGCCCGGGCGACGTCGTGCAGCGGCAGCAGCTGCTGCGCGTACGCGGCCGCAGCGTCGCCTGGGCGCCGCCGCTGCTGCTGCTCGTCGCGATCGCGGTGGCCGACTACAACACCACCGGCGAGTTCCGGATCATCTCCTGGATCGTGCTGGTGCCGGGCATCGCCGCCGCGCTGTGCGGGGTGTGGGGCACGGCGGTGTTCGCGGTGCTGGCCATGGGCACGTACACCCTGGTCGACAGCGCCTGGCCGCACCAGTTCCAGGCGGGCCTGCCCGACTTCATCCTGGTCGCCCTCGGCGGCGTCCTCGCCACGCTGGCGTGCGTGGTGCGGGTGCGCGGCGAGCGCCGCGCGCTGCACATGCGGGACGTGACGGACACCGTGCGCCGCACGGTGCTGCGGCCGCTGCCGCCCGGCTGGGGCGGCCTGGAGCACGCCGGGATGTACCTCACCGCCGACACCCAGGCCCGGGTCGGCGGCGACTTCTACGACATCCAGCCCGGCCCGCACGGCACCCGCGTGCTGGTCGGGGACGTGCAGGGCAAGGGGCTGGGGGCGGTGGAGACGGCGGCGGTGCTGCTCGGCACGTTCCGCGAGGCGGGTTTCCACGAGGCGGACCTGGCGACGGTCGCCGACCGGCTGGAGGCGCGGATGGCGCGGCACCGCGCCTACACCGCCGCCCTCGGCCGGGCGGAGGGCGACCGGTTCGCCACGGCCGTGCTGCTCGGTTTCCCCGCGGACGAGGACGGCGTCGTCGACACCGTCGTCTTCGGTCATGAGCCCCCGCTGGCGGTGAGCCCGTCGGGGGTGCGGCACCTGACGGCGGCCGGGGGGCTGCCGCTCGGCTACCGCGACCTCGCGCCCGGTCCCCCTCCGGTGCGCCGGGTGGGTCTGGGCGCCGACGAGACGCTGCTGGTGGTGACCGACGGGGTGACGGAGGCGCGGGACCGGGACGGCCGCTTCTTCAAGGTCGCGGAGGAGGTGCGGCGGGCCGTGGCCGCCGACCCGCGGCTGACGGCCCCCGCCCGGCTGGTGAACGTCGTACGGGACCGGACGCTGCGGCACTGCCGGGGACGGCTGGCGGACGACACCACCGCGTTCGCGGTGCGGCGCGCCCGGGGTGCGGGGGCCGAACGCCGCGAAGGGGGACGTTCACCGCTGTGA
- the snpA gene encoding snapalysin: MRLRMPLSVLSAAGLSLTALGLGAAPAGAAEAPLAPADTYAAYAGSSEEAAANRAFFQAVLESVAEKRAADPTGAAAVTIVYNASQAPTFATQIARSTQIWNSSVSNVRLQAGTSGADFSYREGNDRRGSYASTDGRGHGYIFLDYAQNRTYDSTRVTAHETGHVLGLPDRYSGPCSELMSGGGPGPSCTNAYPNAAERARVNQLWAGGFAAALDQAEKALEKSGR, encoded by the coding sequence ATGCGCCTGCGCATGCCCCTGTCCGTGCTGTCCGCGGCCGGTCTGAGCCTGACCGCGCTCGGTCTGGGCGCCGCCCCGGCCGGCGCCGCCGAGGCCCCCCTCGCCCCCGCCGACACGTACGCCGCGTACGCCGGTTCGTCCGAGGAGGCCGCCGCCAACCGCGCGTTCTTCCAGGCCGTGCTGGAGTCGGTGGCCGAGAAGCGGGCCGCCGATCCCACCGGCGCCGCCGCCGTCACCATCGTCTACAACGCCTCCCAGGCGCCCACGTTCGCCACGCAGATAGCCCGCAGCACCCAGATCTGGAACAGCTCGGTCTCCAACGTGAGACTCCAGGCGGGCACCTCGGGCGCCGACTTCTCGTACCGCGAGGGCAACGACCGGCGCGGCTCGTACGCCTCCACCGACGGCCGCGGCCACGGCTACATCTTCCTCGACTACGCCCAGAACCGGACCTACGACTCGACGCGGGTGACCGCGCACGAGACCGGTCACGTGCTGGGCCTGCCGGACCGCTACTCCGGTCCGTGCAGCGAGTTGATGTCCGGCGGCGGCCCCGGCCCGTCCTGCACCAACGCCTACCCGAACGCCGCGGAGCGGGCGCGGGTGAACCAGCTGTGGGCGGGCGGCTTCGCCGCCGCGCTCGACCAGGCGGAGAAGGCACTGGAGAAGTCCGGGCGCTGA